CAAGGTGCAGGAAGACGACCGGCATGTCGCCGCGTTCATCGCGGATCGCATCTTCGGTCTCAGCCTTGGATTTGGGATAGGCCCAGTCCGGGGCGATCGGCCGGCTCTCATCGATGCGTTCACCCGGCCGCCCCGGAGCATGGACCAGCATCGTCCCCGAATAGAGAAACTGCTCGACCTTGAATGCGCGTAATTCGCGAAGCAGCCGTCGGCTGCCCTCAACGTTGACGGCGCGATATTGCGGTTTTTCGTCGCCCGAAAAGTCGAAAAAAGCCGCAAGATGGATGACGGTGGCGATCCGCTCGCCATACCGTTCGCGTACCTCGAGCATGGCTTGGGCCATGCTCTTGTCATCCGTGAGGTCGACTTCGATGATCGGGAAGCCGACATCCTTGGCTTCCATGTCCAGACCGACGATCTGGTAGCGGTCGCCCAAAGCCCTAGCGAGCGAGCGCCCTATATTGCCCGACGCGCCCGTGATCAGGACGATTGGTTTGCCCGTCATATATCCGCCTCCGGCGATCCATCAGCGTCCCCGACAGGGAGACGGTCGGCGCGGCGGTTGGTTCCGGACCAAGCTCATCGACGCCAAGTCCCTGCAAGGATTATAAGAAATGGACCAGTGTGATGCGGTCTTATTGACGCGACCACAAACTGCGCGATACGCGGCGCGTCATCGTCGACGACCCGATACCGACGCCGCAGCTCCTACCGGCTCGTCGCCAAGCCGACCTCGACGGTGCCGCGATCGATCCAGGCCAGGGAGATCGATGGCAAGGGTGGCAGCTATCTGACGCGGAACAACATCACGGCAGGGGTGGTCCGACGGCGGGGTCGATAAGCTCGCGCATACTGGTCGATTTCCCCGTGCAGACTGGTCATGACATCTAGCTGCACAACATGGCCGTCAAGGCGCTGTTAGACGAAGCCCAGCGTCACCGCAGCCATGGCTGCATCCGTTCTGGACGCGTCAGATTGCGCCGCTGTGGTCGCCCGCGATGGGTGTTCCTGACAGATAGCACAGGGTGCGTGGCACCCTCGAGGCGAGTTTTCGTCTCGCTGCCGAGGGCAAATCCCGTCGGTCTGCGCTATCAGAGAGTGCTCGTCGACAATAGGGTAATCCGATTGTCCGGGCCGATCCTTTTATTTATGCTAAAGGCTGTGCAAATGCACCAAAGCCCTCTTCTTCGGAAGCTCGAAGCCGTCGAGACGCTCAGCAGTTCAGAGGTCGACTGCCTGCAGCGGATGTGCGTCGACGTTCGCGAGATTTCACGGCGAGCGGACATTGTCTCGCGAGGCGATGATGCCGATTATGTTCATCTCATGCTCGAGGGATGGGGAGCACGCTACTTCGATCTTCCTGATGGCTCTCGTCAGATTACCGCCTTCCTCATCCCCGGAGATTTTTGCGACATCCATGTGACAACTCTGGCTGCGATGGATCATGGAATCATCGCGCTGACGAATTGCCGAGTTGCATTCATTGGTAAGAGCGCGATCGAAGAGGTGACTCGCTCCACGCCGGCTCTGACACGCGCGTTCTGGCGAGCCACGCTCGTGGATGAGGCCATCTTGCGTCAGTGGATCGTCAGCCTTGGTCGGCGGGATGCCAAGCAACGCATTGCCCACATGTTGTGTGAGCTTCACCTTCGATTGCGTTTGGTGGGCCTGACCGATGACGGCAATATGCACTTGCCACTCACACAAGAAGATATTGCTGACGCGTGCGGCCTTACGCCGGTTCACGTCAACCGCACGGTCCAGGGACTGCGCAAACAGGGCTTGGTGGATCGAGGAAGCGACCTGCACATCCTCAACGTGCAAGGACTGCGGCGGGTGGCAGCCTTCGACCCCAGCTATCTGCATCTCAAGCGGGCGGACCGCGCAGTTTGAGTGGGACTTCGCAAACCCTGGGTGCAAACCACATCAGTGACTGGAACCAAACAGGGCCCGATGACGCGCTCCATACATATTTGATGCAATGGATGAGCGAGTTCGGGCCATTATGAGGACCGTCCGGCGAAAAGGTCATTACCGGTGCAAGTGCACGGCTGCGTTGCCATATGGAGGGAAGCGGGTTCAGATAGCTTGATGCCGACCTATAGAATCCACCTCCGTCGCCGAAATTCTGTTGAGCCCGATATGATCGGTATCGTGTTCCCCGACCTGCACAGAGCCTATATCGAAACCTGCAGATCAATACCCGAAACTGCTCGCGATCTGCTGATCGACGGCGCGGATCCGATGGTGTGCGCCTATCTGATCTGCGACGATAAGGGACGGCAGCTGATGGAGGTTCCTTTCGCGGACGTTCTGTCGACGGCCGAGATACGTGTGAGCCGCGGGGCGGGTGGGACGCGACCGACCCATCAACGCGAGCCGGCGCGCGATGAGGCCGCACTGATCAGTTTCCGCCAGATCTTTGCCCGCGCCAATGCAGGTTGCATCCTGCTGACGCCCGAACTGGTCGTGAAAGACATCAACGAGTATGGCAGATTACACAGTCATACCGACCTCGAAGCCGTCCGAGACGTTTATGTTCTGGATGCTTTCGATCTCGCCGGTCCGCTCAAGACTATATTGGCGAAGTTCTGGACACTGCCGCAGTGCGGGGGCACCGCTCAGCTTGTCGACATGCCATATTGCGTGCTGGATGCAGCTGGAAACGCAATCAATGGTTGGTGGAGCGCGCGCGCCTGGCCTCTTGTTGGAGACGATGGCAGCGTGATCGGACTGGCCGCGTGGGGTGAACCTTCGGTCACGCCCCGCGCAGGCGGCAAGACGGCTGTCCTCTCCGCGTAGCGAATCATCATGCCGGCTAGTGCTGTGACGTTTGGCCCGCTTCGATCCTGGTCGCCAGGATCCGCCCGACGACGCTGGAGCCCACCGGCTTTTGACAGCGCAGGATATCCCAGTATTTTTCGGGGATCGCCACGCGCTCGTACCCGGTCGCGAAGAGGATAGGTACGCCCCGCGTGCGAAGTTGATCGACGGCCGCGAACACCGTCTCCTGTCCCAGGCGAATATCGACGACCGCTCCATCGATATGCGGTGTCGCTTCGATCAGATGGAGGGCCTGCTCGACCGATGCCGCGGGGCCGATGACCGTCGCGCCTTCCCCGACGA
The Sphingomonas crocodyli genome window above contains:
- a CDS encoding response regulator, producing MCKLSLKDRIIIVVEDEYYLAQDLTFELVGEGATVIGPAASVEQALHLIEATPHIDGAVVDIRLGQETVFAAVDQLRTRGVPILFATGYERVAIPEKYWDILRCQKPVGSSVVGRILATRIEAGQTSQH
- a CDS encoding Crp/Fnr family transcriptional regulator, with protein sequence MHQSPLLRKLEAVETLSSSEVDCLQRMCVDVREISRRADIVSRGDDADYVHLMLEGWGARYFDLPDGSRQITAFLIPGDFCDIHVTTLAAMDHGIIALTNCRVAFIGKSAIEEVTRSTPALTRAFWRATLVDEAILRQWIVSLGRRDAKQRIAHMLCELHLRLRLVGLTDDGNMHLPLTQEDIADACGLTPVHVNRTVQGLRKQGLVDRGSDLHILNVQGLRRVAAFDPSYLHLKRADRAV
- a CDS encoding DUF6894 family protein, giving the protein MPTYRIHLRRRNSVEPDMIGIVFPDLHRAYIETCRSIPETARDLLIDGADPMVCAYLICDDKGRQLMEVPFADVLSTAEIRVSRGAGGTRPTHQREPARDEAALISFRQIFARANAGCILLTPELVVKDINEYGRLHSHTDLEAVRDVYVLDAFDLAGPLKTILAKFWTLPQCGGTAQLVDMPYCVLDAAGNAINGWWSARAWPLVGDDGSVIGLAAWGEPSVTPRAGGKTAVLSA